Proteins from a genomic interval of Antedon mediterranea chromosome 5, ecAntMedi1.1, whole genome shotgun sequence:
- the LOC140049378 gene encoding uncharacterized protein isoform X1 has protein sequence MEPSTSTNNCDEHSSVTIHDLSENDENHELQEDDTYSEDDAFIPVTLCPKTPDSKAFDKLHDLFEKQCSSTPLAIPRTPRLGKISEEDISIVSSLSTGEFSENPSMSKSEKKSRFHVILALAVLMFMIGFGCGFYLSFPIKVSQETKEIMIQMTVSNVLFQGGVTSTAEQSYTLGDASESATVSNGDDVLFQSGVTSTAVQEQSYTLGDVTESATVSNGDNVLFQGGVTSTAVQEQSYTSGDVTESATVSNGNALFQGGVTSTPVQKQSYTYTELATEDV, from the coding sequence atgGAACCATCAACATCAACCAATAATTGTGATGAGCACAGTTCTGTTACCATCCATGATTTATCTGAAAATGATGAGAACCACGAACTACAGGAAGACGACACCTACTCAGAAGACGATGCATTCATTCCAGTTACTCTCTGTCCAAAAACACCGGATTCTAAAGCGTTTGACAAACTTCACGATCTATTCGAAAAGCAGTGCAGCTCGACACCGCTCGCAATACCGAGAACCCCACGTCTGGGTAAAATATCAGAAGAAGATATAAGCATTGTTTCAAGTTTATCTACCGGAGAATTCAGTGAAAATCCATCGATGTCAAAATCAGAGAAGAAAAGTCGGTTTCATGTAATACTTGCATTGGCAGTTCTCATGTTTATGATTGGTTTTGGGTGTGGGTTTTATCTATCTTTTCCAATTAAAGTCAGTCAGGAAACAAAGGAGATAATGATACAGATGACAGTTTCTAATGTACTGTTTCAGGGTGGCGTTACTAGTACAGCTGAACAATCTTATACGTTGGGAGATGCAAGTGAATCGGCAACAGTTTCTAATGGAGATGATGTATTGTTTCAGAGTGGCGTTACTAGTACAGCTGTACAGGAACAATCTTATACTTTGGGAGATGTAACTGAATCGGCAACGGTTTCTAATGGAGATAATGTACTGTTTCAGGGTGGCGTTACTAGTACAGCTGTACAGGAACAATCTTATACTTCGGGAGATGTAACTGAATCGGCAACAGTTTCTAATGGAAATGCACTGTTTCAGGGTGGCGTTACTAGTACACCTGTACAGAAACAATCTTATACTTATACTGAATTGGCAACAGAAGATGTCTAG
- the LOC140049158 gene encoding GPI mannosyltransferase 4-like isoform X2: MMGDYRTWYALVTIRILWCILLQTGYIHPDEFFQNPEPMAGDILGYKVQKPWEFNTSFPCRSAVLPYLTSGVAFKILKFLNEQDVLNMTSAMLLTLPRLVMVFLSLTMDYSIYKMCKILNFNSAACLTIFASSFVTLVFYTRTLSNSIESVLFSILLMLVIETRKIYFTTEEKASTKDSNEKIKKQRTEQIEDDDKTMVLNDSGGKSMQIAVVLIAGFFNRPTFAFFALVPMLFWLSINTSNRKSNILANVFSNGVQLLPGIFISIIIFVVVDSRYYGSLDTSSICCMHSLVDFLSTNFMQNLTITPLNFLHYNLDSSNLEEHGIHPHITHLVVNAPLLFLPLMVCFASEVVAIFLGGESGWGNNSLPAIRSFFQLSFFTPLLLLSFFPHQESRFLIPLLVPLVMLYSGYVMSSNSLEPNMPWIVWNLLACVIFGVLHQGGLIPCLGHLSHAVTKPDVDYHPVHYHIVFYHTYMPPEHLLAYKEPIFSELNQANGKRLPNIVTVYDLAGTDRMTMHNIVEKLYEEVESYEPYIKEILIASPSSLDLQFCRTHIKFNFKLEKQFTPHISTEDLPELFPTYNCVNYPARSYVNLSTMGKYRALFSLNLYKVVPGAVVD; encoded by the exons ATGATGGGTGATTATCGGACCTGGTATGCTTTGGTAACCATCAGAATTCTTTGGTGTATTCTGCTGCAAACTGGTTACATTCATCCAGATGAGTTCTTTCAAAATCCTGAACCAATGGCAG GAGATATATTAGGCTACAAAGTACAAAAGCCATGGGAGTTCAACACTTCATTTCCATGCCGTTCAGCAGTACTCCCCTACTTAACAAGTGGAGTAGCTTTCAAGATTTTGAAATTCCTAAACGAACAAGACGTTCTTAACATGACATCAGCTATGCTATTGACCCTACCAAGGCTTGTAATGGTATTCCTGTCACTTACAATGGATTATTCCATttataaaatgtgtaaaatCCTGAATTTTAACTCTGCAGCATGTTTGACTATTTTTGCAAGTTCATTTGTGACTTTAGTATTCTACACACGCACATTGTCAAACAGCATTGAATCAGTTTTGTTTTCTATACTTCTTATGTTAGTAATagaaacaagaaaaatatattttacaactGAAGAAAAAGCGAGTACGAAGGACAGCAATGAAAAGATTAAAAAACAAAGGACAGAGCAAATAGAAGATGATGATAAAACAATGGTATTAAATGATAGTGGTGGTAAATCTATGCAAATTGCTGTCGTACTGATTGCTGGATTTTTTAACCGACCGACCTTTGCTTTCTTTGCGCTTGTTCCCATGCTTTTCTGGCTTTCAATCAATACATCTAACAGGAAATCAAATATTCTTGCAAACGTTTTTTCAAACGGTGTTCAACTGCTTCCAGGCATTTTTATAAGCATCATCATTTTTGTTGTCGTAGACTCGCGGTATTACGGATCACTCGATACATCATCTATTTGCTGCATGCATAGTCTTGTTGACTTTCTGAGCACGAATTTTATGCAGAATTTAACAATCACACCATTGAATTTTCTTCATTATAACTTAGATAGTTCAAATCTTGAAGAGCACGGCATACACCCACATATCACACACTTAGTAGTAAACGCCCCATTACTGTTCCTCCCGCTCATGGTTTGTTTCGCTTCCGAAGTCGTCGCTATATTTCTGGGCGGTGAATCTGGATGGGGTAATAACTCCTTACCAGCTATTAGAAGTTTCTTTCAATTGAGTTTCTTTACGCCGTTACTCCTTCTTTCATTTTTTCCTCATCAAGAATCAAGATTCCTTATACCTCTTTTAGTTCCACTTGTTATGTTATATTCGGGATACGTCATGTCGTCGAATTCTCTGGAGCCAAACATGCCCTGGATTGTCTGGAATCTTCTAGCGTGCGTGATCTTCGGAGTTCTACATCAGGGTGGATTGATACCGTGCTTAGGACATCTCAGTCATGCAGTTACTAAACCAGATGTGGATTATCATCCCGTGCATTATCATATTGTATTTTACCACACGTATATGCCGCCGGAACACCTACTAGCGTATAAAGAACCAATTTTCAGCGAACTAAACCAAGCCAATGGCAAAAGACTTCCTAACATTGTAACTGTTTATGACCTAGCAGGCACTGACCGTATGACTATGCACAACATCGTAGAAAAACTTTACGAAGAAGTAGAAAGTTATGAACCGTACATAAAAGAAATTTTGATTGCAAGTCCGTCGTCCTTAGATCTTCAATTTTGTCGAACGCatataaaattcaattttaaacttGAGAAACAATTTACTCCGCATATAAGTACAGAAGATTTGCCAGAACTTTTTCCAACGTACAACTGCGTAAACTATCCAGCACGTAGCTATGTAAATTTATCAACAATGGGGAAGTATCGAGCATTGTTCAGCTTAAATTTGTACAAAGTAGTTCCTGGTGCAGTAGTTGATTGA
- the LOC140049158 gene encoding GPI mannosyltransferase 4-like isoform X1 — protein MCLSEMPEMMGDYRTWYALVTIRILWCILLQTGYIHPDEFFQNPEPMAGDILGYKVQKPWEFNTSFPCRSAVLPYLTSGVAFKILKFLNEQDVLNMTSAMLLTLPRLVMVFLSLTMDYSIYKMCKILNFNSAACLTIFASSFVTLVFYTRTLSNSIESVLFSILLMLVIETRKIYFTTEEKASTKDSNEKIKKQRTEQIEDDDKTMVLNDSGGKSMQIAVVLIAGFFNRPTFAFFALVPMLFWLSINTSNRKSNILANVFSNGVQLLPGIFISIIIFVVVDSRYYGSLDTSSICCMHSLVDFLSTNFMQNLTITPLNFLHYNLDSSNLEEHGIHPHITHLVVNAPLLFLPLMVCFASEVVAIFLGGESGWGNNSLPAIRSFFQLSFFTPLLLLSFFPHQESRFLIPLLVPLVMLYSGYVMSSNSLEPNMPWIVWNLLACVIFGVLHQGGLIPCLGHLSHAVTKPDVDYHPVHYHIVFYHTYMPPEHLLAYKEPIFSELNQANGKRLPNIVTVYDLAGTDRMTMHNIVEKLYEEVESYEPYIKEILIASPSSLDLQFCRTHIKFNFKLEKQFTPHISTEDLPELFPTYNCVNYPARSYVNLSTMGKYRALFSLNLYKVVPGAVVD, from the exons ATGTGTCTGAGCGAGATGCCC GAAATGATGGGTGATTATCGGACCTGGTATGCTTTGGTAACCATCAGAATTCTTTGGTGTATTCTGCTGCAAACTGGTTACATTCATCCAGATGAGTTCTTTCAAAATCCTGAACCAATGGCAG GAGATATATTAGGCTACAAAGTACAAAAGCCATGGGAGTTCAACACTTCATTTCCATGCCGTTCAGCAGTACTCCCCTACTTAACAAGTGGAGTAGCTTTCAAGATTTTGAAATTCCTAAACGAACAAGACGTTCTTAACATGACATCAGCTATGCTATTGACCCTACCAAGGCTTGTAATGGTATTCCTGTCACTTACAATGGATTATTCCATttataaaatgtgtaaaatCCTGAATTTTAACTCTGCAGCATGTTTGACTATTTTTGCAAGTTCATTTGTGACTTTAGTATTCTACACACGCACATTGTCAAACAGCATTGAATCAGTTTTGTTTTCTATACTTCTTATGTTAGTAATagaaacaagaaaaatatattttacaactGAAGAAAAAGCGAGTACGAAGGACAGCAATGAAAAGATTAAAAAACAAAGGACAGAGCAAATAGAAGATGATGATAAAACAATGGTATTAAATGATAGTGGTGGTAAATCTATGCAAATTGCTGTCGTACTGATTGCTGGATTTTTTAACCGACCGACCTTTGCTTTCTTTGCGCTTGTTCCCATGCTTTTCTGGCTTTCAATCAATACATCTAACAGGAAATCAAATATTCTTGCAAACGTTTTTTCAAACGGTGTTCAACTGCTTCCAGGCATTTTTATAAGCATCATCATTTTTGTTGTCGTAGACTCGCGGTATTACGGATCACTCGATACATCATCTATTTGCTGCATGCATAGTCTTGTTGACTTTCTGAGCACGAATTTTATGCAGAATTTAACAATCACACCATTGAATTTTCTTCATTATAACTTAGATAGTTCAAATCTTGAAGAGCACGGCATACACCCACATATCACACACTTAGTAGTAAACGCCCCATTACTGTTCCTCCCGCTCATGGTTTGTTTCGCTTCCGAAGTCGTCGCTATATTTCTGGGCGGTGAATCTGGATGGGGTAATAACTCCTTACCAGCTATTAGAAGTTTCTTTCAATTGAGTTTCTTTACGCCGTTACTCCTTCTTTCATTTTTTCCTCATCAAGAATCAAGATTCCTTATACCTCTTTTAGTTCCACTTGTTATGTTATATTCGGGATACGTCATGTCGTCGAATTCTCTGGAGCCAAACATGCCCTGGATTGTCTGGAATCTTCTAGCGTGCGTGATCTTCGGAGTTCTACATCAGGGTGGATTGATACCGTGCTTAGGACATCTCAGTCATGCAGTTACTAAACCAGATGTGGATTATCATCCCGTGCATTATCATATTGTATTTTACCACACGTATATGCCGCCGGAACACCTACTAGCGTATAAAGAACCAATTTTCAGCGAACTAAACCAAGCCAATGGCAAAAGACTTCCTAACATTGTAACTGTTTATGACCTAGCAGGCACTGACCGTATGACTATGCACAACATCGTAGAAAAACTTTACGAAGAAGTAGAAAGTTATGAACCGTACATAAAAGAAATTTTGATTGCAAGTCCGTCGTCCTTAGATCTTCAATTTTGTCGAACGCatataaaattcaattttaaacttGAGAAACAATTTACTCCGCATATAAGTACAGAAGATTTGCCAGAACTTTTTCCAACGTACAACTGCGTAAACTATCCAGCACGTAGCTATGTAAATTTATCAACAATGGGGAAGTATCGAGCATTGTTCAGCTTAAATTTGTACAAAGTAGTTCCTGGTGCAGTAGTTGATTGA
- the LOC140049378 gene encoding uncharacterized protein isoform X2 — translation MEPSTSTNNCDEHSSVTIHDLSENDENHELQEDDTYSEDDAFIPVTLCPKTPDSKAFDKLHDLFEKQCSSTPLAIPRTPRLGKISEEDISIVSSLSTGEFSENPSMSKSEKKSRFHVILALAVLMFMIGFGCGFYLSFPIKVSQETKEIMIQMTVSNVLFQGGVTSTAVQEQSYTLGDVTESATVSNGDNVLFQGGVTSTAVQEQSYTSGDVTESATVSNGNALFQGGVTSTPVQKQSYTYTELATEDV, via the exons atgGAACCATCAACATCAACCAATAATTGTGATGAGCACAGTTCTGTTACCATCCATGATTTATCTGAAAATGATGAGAACCACGAACTACAGGAAGACGACACCTACTCAGAAGACGATGCATTCATTCCAGTTACTCTCTGTCCAAAAACACCGGATTCTAAAGCGTTTGACAAACTTCACGATCTATTCGAAAAGCAGTGCAGCTCGACACCGCTCGCAATACCGAGAACCCCACGTCTGGGTAAAATATCAGAAGAAGATATAAGCATTGTTTCAAGTTTATCTACCGGAGAATTCAGTGAAAATCCATCGATGTCAAAATCAGAGAAGAAAAGTCGGTTTCATGTAATACTTGCATTGGCAGTTCTCATGTTTATGATTGGTTTTGGGTGTGGGTTTTATCTATCTTTTCCAATTAAAGTCAGTCAGGAAACAAAGGAGATAATGATACAGATGACAGTTTCTAATGTACTGTTTCAGG GTGGCGTTACTAGTACAGCTGTACAGGAACAATCTTATACTTTGGGAGATGTAACTGAATCGGCAACGGTTTCTAATGGAGATAATGTACTGTTTCAGGGTGGCGTTACTAGTACAGCTGTACAGGAACAATCTTATACTTCGGGAGATGTAACTGAATCGGCAACAGTTTCTAATGGAAATGCACTGTTTCAGGGTGGCGTTACTAGTACACCTGTACAGAAACAATCTTATACTTATACTGAATTGGCAACAGAAGATGTCTAG